A part of Aegilops tauschii subsp. strangulata cultivar AL8/78 chromosome 2, Aet v6.0, whole genome shotgun sequence genomic DNA contains:
- the LOC141041194 gene encoding uncharacterized protein yields the protein MDDFRNTTERLFIDADGNTKLDVLYTNEPHKVEEVLTLYEEWLREDRYKFVGLDLEYTREDYFDRSRKVAVMQLAMRKHVLVYHLCKARTECAALKDFLRNKGIIFASVDVRNDRDVLANSYLKIPRECHIDLKRSS from the coding sequence ATGGACGACTTCAGGAACACTACTGAGCGTCTCTTTATAGATGCTGATGGTAATACCAAGCTCGATGTGTTGTACACCAATGAGCCCCACAAGGTGGAGGAGGTTCTTACTCTCTATGAGGAATGGCTGCGTGAGGACAGGTACAAGTTTGTTGGTCTTGATCTGGAGTACACACGAGAGGATTATTTTGATCGTAGTAGAAAAGTTGCCGTTATGCAACTGGCGATGCGCAAGCATGTTCTTGTTTATCACTTGTGCAAGGCCAGGACGGAGTGCGCTGCTCTAAAGGATTTCCTTCGGAACAAAGGTATAATTTTTGCTAGTGTCGACGTCAGGAACGATAGGGATGTTCTTGCAAACAGTTACCTCAAAATCCCAAGAGAGTGTCACATCGACCTTAAGAGGAGCTCATGA